Proteins from a single region of Neodiprion virginianus isolate iyNeoVirg1 chromosome 4, iyNeoVirg1.1, whole genome shotgun sequence:
- the LOC124302928 gene encoding DNA repair endonuclease XPF isoform X1: MLEYENQMFLDILHDDGLVVCAKGLGIETVFINILKVYLDPGNLVIVLGTSDHEECYFINRLENMGVKFLPRVITAQFPANERELMYLDGGVLFISGRIFVVDLLKNRVPLKLVTGILVYRAHNILNSFQEAFALRLYRQNNKTGFIKAFTNSALAFTVGFAQVERVMKSLFVKQLYLWPRFHALVSNSLSKSKPEVIEIHAKLTPKMLNIQIALLDVMNYTVNELKRINKYLELEELTVENVIAKKFHKLLQHQLDPIWHQLSFKTKQLVADLKTLRSLLVSLNHEDSVSFYATLNRLRTAEYAMNSSGWLLLDCVENLFISGKRRVYNEKDELKPEASPKWIALSEILREIQDDIDTNKTDPDELRKVLVLVQDKITCNQLKGYLTMGAGEYLLYRAMSKLQPSKISKPNDQNTDAFSASNLPPSSEANESTEDTVEKDSYVLTLSQKPSSADCAEQFEECSQLDELDLSTISKVAPLVVIQSLKKNGDPMALLQTLSEMMPSYVILYSADISAVRQLEVYQSNNPSIKLKVFFLIYGGSAEEQAYLTSLRREKESFNMLINTKATMVVPEDQDGKTDDCQTLVRGTSGPVPDAENTRKGGVQEDVPRLVEKIIVDMREFRSELPALIHKRGIEIEPVTLLIGDYILSPEICIERKSISDLIGSLNSGRLYNQAVAMTRHYAKPMLLIEFDPNKPFCFQNNYFLSADTKSSEVTAKLQLLTLHFPKLKLIWSPSPSATSQLFEELKKDRAQPDALKAAQIGVEENVDEEFIVDKYNKIQDLVSKLPGVNSKNMRALLNKGESLDHLITLSQAELAEILGNSGDAQLLYDALHKRNALKEEQSASRSGRGGSKVRGRGLFRKKK; the protein is encoded by the exons ATGTTGGAATACGAGAATCAAATGTTCTTGGACATACTCCATGATGATGGTCTAGTTGTTTGTGCCAA GGGGCTCGGAATTGAGACTGTTTTCATAAACATACTGAAAGTCTACTTGGATCCTGGTAATTTGGTTATTGTGCTCGGCACAAGTGACCATGAAGAATGCTACTTCATCAACAGACTAGAAAACATgggtgtgaaatttttgccTCGTGTCATCACAGCTCAGTTCCCGGCTAACGAGAG GGAGTTGATGTATCTAGATGGCGGTGTTCTCTTTATTTCGGGTAGAATATTCGTGGTTGACCTGTTGAAAAATCGTGTGCCATTGAAGTTGGTGACTGGAATACTGGTTTACAGAGCCCACAATATACTAAATTCGTTTCAGGAAGCCTTCGCCCTTCGCTTGTACAGGCAAAACAATAAG ACTGGATTTATCAAGGCATTCACAAATTCTGCATTGGCATTCACTGTAGGATTTGCTCAAGTTGAAAGAGTGATGAAAAGTTTATTCGTCAAACAGCTGTACCTTTGGCCTCGTTTTCACGCGCTCGTTAGCAACAGTCTATCAAAATCAAAG CCAgaagtaattgaaattcatgCAAAACTCACACCAAAGATGTTAAATATACAAATTGCGCTTTTGGATGTCATGAACTACACTGTTAACGAATTGAAGAGGATTAACAAATAT TTAGAACTGGAGGAGCTCACGGTTGAAAATGTaatcgcaaaaaaatttcacaagctCCTACAGCATCAGCTGGACCCGATATGGCATCAACTTAGCTTTAAAACCAAACAACTTGTTGCCGATCTCAAAACCTTACGATCGCTTCTTGT GTCCTTGAATCATGAGGATTCCGTATCTTTTTACGCGACTTTGAATCGCCTACGCACTGCAGAATATGCAATGAATAGTAGCGGTTGGTTGCTACTAGATTGCGTTGAAAATCTGTTCATATCAGGAAAGCGGAGGGTTTACAATGAAAAAGATG AATTGAAACCGGAAGCGAGTCCTAAATGGATCGCACTGTCAGAAATTCTACGCGAAATTCAAGACGATATTGACACGAATAAAACTGATCCGGATGAGCTGCGAAAGGTCCTAGTTTTGGTTCAGGACAAAATCACGTGCAACCAACTGAAAGGATACCTGACGATGGGCGCAGGGGAATACTTACTCTACAGAGCGATGTCAAAACTACAACCGAGCAAAATATCAAAACCAAA TGATCAAAATACAGATGCTTTCTCTGCATCCAATCTTCCACCCTCGTCCGAAGCAAACGAATCCACTGAGGATACTGTGGAAAAAGATAGTTACGTACTAACTCTCTCACAGAAGCCATCAAGCGCTGATTGCGCTGAGCAGTTTGAAGAGTGTTCACAG CTCGACGAATTGGATCTGTCTACAATATCGAAAGTTGCACCGCTGGTCGTTATacaatcattgaaaaaaaatggcgaTCCAATGGCACTGCTTCAAACACTGTCCGAAATGATGCCAAGCTATGTGATTCTGTATTCTGCTGATATATCTGCCGTCAGACAGCTAGAG GTATACCAAAGTAATAATCCTTCCATTAAgctaaaagtttttttcttgatttacGGCGGTTCAGCGGAGGAACAAGCATATCTAACGTCATTGCGCAGGGAAAAGGAGTCCTTCAATATGCTCATCAATACAAAAGCT acaATGGTTGTGCCTGAGGATCAAGACGGCAAGACTGACGACTGCCAGACATTGGTGAGAGGCACCAGTGGCCCGGTACCAGATGCCGAGAATACACGCAAAGGCGGTGTTCAAGAAGATGTTCCTAGATTGGtggagaaaataattgtagaCATGAGAGAATTCAGGAGCGAATTACCCGCGCTCATACACAAAAGGGGAATAGAGATTGAGCCAGTCACCCTTTTA ATCGGCGACTACATTTTATCACCAGAAATTTGCATTGAGAGAAAGAGTATATCTGATTTAATTGGCTCACTAAACTCTGGAAGGCTATATAATCAAGCAGTCGCTATGACTCGTCACTATGCCAAGCCCATGCTACTTATAGAGTTTGATCCGAACAAGCCATTTTGCTTCCAG AACAACTATTTTCTCAGCGCGGATACAAAAAGCAGCGAAGTTACAGCGAAACTTCAATTGCTCACTCTGCATTTTCCAAAGTTAAAACTGATTTGGTCCCCCAGTCCAAGCGCCACGTCACAATTATTCGAAGAGCTTAAG AAGGACAGAGCTCAGCCGGACGCGTTAAAGGCGGCACAAATTGGAGTAGAAGAAAACGTAGACGAAGAATTCATTGTTGATAAATATAACAAGATTCAAGATCTTGTGTCGAAACTCCCAGGGGTCAACTCGAAGAACATGAGAGCATTGCTGAATAAAGGAGAATCGCTGGATCATCTTATCACACTGTCTCAG GCTGAGTTGGCTGAAATACTAGGTAATAGCGGAGATGCTCAACTTTTGTACGATGCATTACACAAGAGGAACGCATTGAAGGAAGAACAGTCCGCCAGTCGAAGTGGTCGAGGCGGATCAAAAGTTCGAGGGAGGGGATTATTTCGTAAAAAGAAATAG
- the LOC124302928 gene encoding DNA repair endonuclease XPF isoform X2, giving the protein MLEYENQMFLDILHDDGLVVCAKGLGIETVFINILKVYLDPGNLVIVLGTSDHEECYFINRLENMGVKFLPRVITAQFPANERELMYLDGGVLFISGRIFVVDLLKNRVPLKLVTGILVYRAHNILNSFQEAFALRLYRQNNKTGFIKAFTNSALAFTVGFAQVERVMKSLFVKQLYLWPRFHALVSNSLSKSKPEVIEIHAKLTPKMLNIQIALLDVMNYTVNELKRINKYLELEELTVENVIAKKFHKLLQHQLDPIWHQLSFKTKQLVADLKTLRSLLVSLNHEDSVSFYATLNRLRTAEYAMNSSGWLLLDCVENLFISGKRRVYNEKDELKPEASPKWIALSEILREIQDDIDTNKTDPDELRKVLVLVQDKITCNQLKGYLTMGAGEYLLYRAMSKLQPSKISKPNDQNTDAFSASNLPPSSEANESTEDTVEKDSYVLTLSQKPSSADCAEQFEECSQLDELDLSTISKVAPLVVIQSLKKNGDPMALLQTLSEMMPSYVILYSADISAVRQLEVYQSNNPSIKLKVFFLIYGGSAEEQAYLTSLRREKESFNMLINTKATMVVPEDQDGKTDDCQTLVRGTSGPVPDAENTRKGGVQEDVPRLVEKIIVDMREFRSELPALIHKRGIEIEPVTLLIGDYILSPEICIERKSISDLIGSLNSGRLYNQAVAMTRHYAKPMLLIEFDPNKPFCFQNNYFLSADTKSSEVTAKLQLLTLHFPKLKLIWSPSPSATSQLFEELKNFISSNHG; this is encoded by the exons ATGTTGGAATACGAGAATCAAATGTTCTTGGACATACTCCATGATGATGGTCTAGTTGTTTGTGCCAA GGGGCTCGGAATTGAGACTGTTTTCATAAACATACTGAAAGTCTACTTGGATCCTGGTAATTTGGTTATTGTGCTCGGCACAAGTGACCATGAAGAATGCTACTTCATCAACAGACTAGAAAACATgggtgtgaaatttttgccTCGTGTCATCACAGCTCAGTTCCCGGCTAACGAGAG GGAGTTGATGTATCTAGATGGCGGTGTTCTCTTTATTTCGGGTAGAATATTCGTGGTTGACCTGTTGAAAAATCGTGTGCCATTGAAGTTGGTGACTGGAATACTGGTTTACAGAGCCCACAATATACTAAATTCGTTTCAGGAAGCCTTCGCCCTTCGCTTGTACAGGCAAAACAATAAG ACTGGATTTATCAAGGCATTCACAAATTCTGCATTGGCATTCACTGTAGGATTTGCTCAAGTTGAAAGAGTGATGAAAAGTTTATTCGTCAAACAGCTGTACCTTTGGCCTCGTTTTCACGCGCTCGTTAGCAACAGTCTATCAAAATCAAAG CCAgaagtaattgaaattcatgCAAAACTCACACCAAAGATGTTAAATATACAAATTGCGCTTTTGGATGTCATGAACTACACTGTTAACGAATTGAAGAGGATTAACAAATAT TTAGAACTGGAGGAGCTCACGGTTGAAAATGTaatcgcaaaaaaatttcacaagctCCTACAGCATCAGCTGGACCCGATATGGCATCAACTTAGCTTTAAAACCAAACAACTTGTTGCCGATCTCAAAACCTTACGATCGCTTCTTGT GTCCTTGAATCATGAGGATTCCGTATCTTTTTACGCGACTTTGAATCGCCTACGCACTGCAGAATATGCAATGAATAGTAGCGGTTGGTTGCTACTAGATTGCGTTGAAAATCTGTTCATATCAGGAAAGCGGAGGGTTTACAATGAAAAAGATG AATTGAAACCGGAAGCGAGTCCTAAATGGATCGCACTGTCAGAAATTCTACGCGAAATTCAAGACGATATTGACACGAATAAAACTGATCCGGATGAGCTGCGAAAGGTCCTAGTTTTGGTTCAGGACAAAATCACGTGCAACCAACTGAAAGGATACCTGACGATGGGCGCAGGGGAATACTTACTCTACAGAGCGATGTCAAAACTACAACCGAGCAAAATATCAAAACCAAA TGATCAAAATACAGATGCTTTCTCTGCATCCAATCTTCCACCCTCGTCCGAAGCAAACGAATCCACTGAGGATACTGTGGAAAAAGATAGTTACGTACTAACTCTCTCACAGAAGCCATCAAGCGCTGATTGCGCTGAGCAGTTTGAAGAGTGTTCACAG CTCGACGAATTGGATCTGTCTACAATATCGAAAGTTGCACCGCTGGTCGTTATacaatcattgaaaaaaaatggcgaTCCAATGGCACTGCTTCAAACACTGTCCGAAATGATGCCAAGCTATGTGATTCTGTATTCTGCTGATATATCTGCCGTCAGACAGCTAGAG GTATACCAAAGTAATAATCCTTCCATTAAgctaaaagtttttttcttgatttacGGCGGTTCAGCGGAGGAACAAGCATATCTAACGTCATTGCGCAGGGAAAAGGAGTCCTTCAATATGCTCATCAATACAAAAGCT acaATGGTTGTGCCTGAGGATCAAGACGGCAAGACTGACGACTGCCAGACATTGGTGAGAGGCACCAGTGGCCCGGTACCAGATGCCGAGAATACACGCAAAGGCGGTGTTCAAGAAGATGTTCCTAGATTGGtggagaaaataattgtagaCATGAGAGAATTCAGGAGCGAATTACCCGCGCTCATACACAAAAGGGGAATAGAGATTGAGCCAGTCACCCTTTTA ATCGGCGACTACATTTTATCACCAGAAATTTGCATTGAGAGAAAGAGTATATCTGATTTAATTGGCTCACTAAACTCTGGAAGGCTATATAATCAAGCAGTCGCTATGACTCGTCACTATGCCAAGCCCATGCTACTTATAGAGTTTGATCCGAACAAGCCATTTTGCTTCCAG AACAACTATTTTCTCAGCGCGGATACAAAAAGCAGCGAAGTTACAGCGAAACTTCAATTGCTCACTCTGCATTTTCCAAAGTTAAAACTGATTTGGTCCCCCAGTCCAAGCGCCACGTCACAATTATTCGAAGAGCTTAAG aatttcatttcctcAAATCATGGATGA
- the LOC124302928 gene encoding DNA repair endonuclease XPF isoform X3, producing MLEYENQMFLDILHDDGLVVCAKGLGIETVFINILKVYLDPGNLVIVLGTSDHEECYFINRLENMGVKFLPRVITAQFPANERELMYLDGGVLFISGRIFVVDLLKNRVPLKLVTGILVYRAHNILNSFQEAFALRLYRQNNKTGFIKAFTNSALAFTVGFAQVERVMKSLFVKQLYLWPRFHALVSNSLSKSKPEVIEIHAKLTPKMLNIQIALLDVMNYTVNELKRINKYLELEELTVENVIAKKFHKLLQHQLDPIWHQLSFKTKQLVADLKTLRSLLVSLNHEDSVSFYATLNRLRTAEYAMNSSGWLLLDCVENLFISGKRRVYNEKDELKPEASPKWIALSEILREIQDDIDTNKTDPDELRKVLVLVQDKITCNQLKGYLTMGAGEYLLYRAMSKLQPSKISKPNDQNTDAFSASNLPPSSEANESTEDTVEKDSYVLTLSQKPSSADCAEQFEECSQLDELDLSTISKVAPLVVIQSLKKNGDPMALLQTLSEMMPSYVILYSADISAVRQLEVYQSNNPSIKLKVFFLIYGGSAEEQAYLTSLRREKESFNMLINTKATMVVPEDQDGKTDDCQTLVRGTSGPVPDAENTRKGGVQEDVPRLVEKIIVDMREFRSELPALIHKRGIEIEPVTLLIGDYILSPEICIERKSISDLIGSLNSGRLYNQAVAMTRHYAKPMLLIEFDPNKPFCFQRGYKKQRSYSETSIAHSAFSKVKTDLVPQSKRHVTIIRRA from the exons ATGTTGGAATACGAGAATCAAATGTTCTTGGACATACTCCATGATGATGGTCTAGTTGTTTGTGCCAA GGGGCTCGGAATTGAGACTGTTTTCATAAACATACTGAAAGTCTACTTGGATCCTGGTAATTTGGTTATTGTGCTCGGCACAAGTGACCATGAAGAATGCTACTTCATCAACAGACTAGAAAACATgggtgtgaaatttttgccTCGTGTCATCACAGCTCAGTTCCCGGCTAACGAGAG GGAGTTGATGTATCTAGATGGCGGTGTTCTCTTTATTTCGGGTAGAATATTCGTGGTTGACCTGTTGAAAAATCGTGTGCCATTGAAGTTGGTGACTGGAATACTGGTTTACAGAGCCCACAATATACTAAATTCGTTTCAGGAAGCCTTCGCCCTTCGCTTGTACAGGCAAAACAATAAG ACTGGATTTATCAAGGCATTCACAAATTCTGCATTGGCATTCACTGTAGGATTTGCTCAAGTTGAAAGAGTGATGAAAAGTTTATTCGTCAAACAGCTGTACCTTTGGCCTCGTTTTCACGCGCTCGTTAGCAACAGTCTATCAAAATCAAAG CCAgaagtaattgaaattcatgCAAAACTCACACCAAAGATGTTAAATATACAAATTGCGCTTTTGGATGTCATGAACTACACTGTTAACGAATTGAAGAGGATTAACAAATAT TTAGAACTGGAGGAGCTCACGGTTGAAAATGTaatcgcaaaaaaatttcacaagctCCTACAGCATCAGCTGGACCCGATATGGCATCAACTTAGCTTTAAAACCAAACAACTTGTTGCCGATCTCAAAACCTTACGATCGCTTCTTGT GTCCTTGAATCATGAGGATTCCGTATCTTTTTACGCGACTTTGAATCGCCTACGCACTGCAGAATATGCAATGAATAGTAGCGGTTGGTTGCTACTAGATTGCGTTGAAAATCTGTTCATATCAGGAAAGCGGAGGGTTTACAATGAAAAAGATG AATTGAAACCGGAAGCGAGTCCTAAATGGATCGCACTGTCAGAAATTCTACGCGAAATTCAAGACGATATTGACACGAATAAAACTGATCCGGATGAGCTGCGAAAGGTCCTAGTTTTGGTTCAGGACAAAATCACGTGCAACCAACTGAAAGGATACCTGACGATGGGCGCAGGGGAATACTTACTCTACAGAGCGATGTCAAAACTACAACCGAGCAAAATATCAAAACCAAA TGATCAAAATACAGATGCTTTCTCTGCATCCAATCTTCCACCCTCGTCCGAAGCAAACGAATCCACTGAGGATACTGTGGAAAAAGATAGTTACGTACTAACTCTCTCACAGAAGCCATCAAGCGCTGATTGCGCTGAGCAGTTTGAAGAGTGTTCACAG CTCGACGAATTGGATCTGTCTACAATATCGAAAGTTGCACCGCTGGTCGTTATacaatcattgaaaaaaaatggcgaTCCAATGGCACTGCTTCAAACACTGTCCGAAATGATGCCAAGCTATGTGATTCTGTATTCTGCTGATATATCTGCCGTCAGACAGCTAGAG GTATACCAAAGTAATAATCCTTCCATTAAgctaaaagtttttttcttgatttacGGCGGTTCAGCGGAGGAACAAGCATATCTAACGTCATTGCGCAGGGAAAAGGAGTCCTTCAATATGCTCATCAATACAAAAGCT acaATGGTTGTGCCTGAGGATCAAGACGGCAAGACTGACGACTGCCAGACATTGGTGAGAGGCACCAGTGGCCCGGTACCAGATGCCGAGAATACACGCAAAGGCGGTGTTCAAGAAGATGTTCCTAGATTGGtggagaaaataattgtagaCATGAGAGAATTCAGGAGCGAATTACCCGCGCTCATACACAAAAGGGGAATAGAGATTGAGCCAGTCACCCTTTTA ATCGGCGACTACATTTTATCACCAGAAATTTGCATTGAGAGAAAGAGTATATCTGATTTAATTGGCTCACTAAACTCTGGAAGGCTATATAATCAAGCAGTCGCTATGACTCGTCACTATGCCAAGCCCATGCTACTTATAGAGTTTGATCCGAACAAGCCATTTTGCTTCCAG CGCGGATACAAAAAGCAGCGAAGTTACAGCGAAACTTCAATTGCTCACTCTGCATTTTCCAAAGTTAAAACTGATTTGGTCCCCCAGTCCAAGCGCCACGTCACAATTATTCGAAGAGCTTAA
- the LOC124302933 gene encoding uncharacterized protein LOC124302933, translated as MLQVDWHEYMKKMKPRIGNRVWLSNRQVMVFLNNEYIGNDKDFADYISESYVFCLPTTGGYYQDLITQQFQEYIENSGRDFVYFTFTINNQTIGSFLFVLFSDLLPRTCKNFLDLCIGDQGHTKDGTRLHYKNTIVHRIVENGWLQCGDVELIRGGGGTATNGAVIPDETYCVPHNRRGVLSMANNGKDSNGSQFVVSLKANPWMDYYYVAFGQLVDGVETLKKIEQVPTLFEKPLRRIVISRCGQYFFGEEPDMEAGPDAFVKHAIELSTPMPQGECPGPCPYIYPGYPGIDPWLDNVADKLDDRDTISLLMAERYLSGLYTLATDYLPGTDMLLPERQKASPAMELNIDMNQVCPGRESGEGAEFSFDFATSSDEEKLALIRGVGKEIVAQALNACDDEANLERMSMDSVGTAQWILELACEVASAALARVNRIESRELREQEDCQKVFLSEEVKKITEGLVTPDGMSLVEEVLKEALLHAVELGKDPEDSEIASEAVVGDE; from the exons ATGCTGCAGGTTGACTGGCACGAATAcatgaagaaaatgaaaccg CGAATTGGAAATCGCGTATGGTTATCCAACAGACAGGTAATggtttttttaaacaacgaGTACATCGGTAACGACAAAGACTTTGCAGATTACATAAGCGAAAGCTACGTATTTTGCTTACCGACAACAGGGGGTTACTATCAAGACCTCATAACGCAACAATTTCAAGAATATATAGAAAACTCCGGA AGGGATTTTGTCTACTTCACATTCACTATCAACAATCAAACGATAGGCTCTTTCCTTTTCGTG CTGTTCTCAGATCTGCTGCCTCGTACTTGCAAGAATTTCTTAGATCTATGTATTGGAGATCAAGGCCACACGAAGGACGGTACCCGCTTACATTACAAAAATACGATCGTCCATCGTATTGTCGAAAATGGATGGCTGCAGTGCGGAG atGTAGAACTAATCCGTGGAGGTGGTGGAACAGCAACAAATGGTGCTGTGATTCCTGACGAAACGTACTGCGTACCCCACAATCGGCGCGGAGTTCTTTCAATGGCAAACAACGGGAAGGACAGCAATGGGTCTCAATTCGTTGTTTCCTTGAAAGCCAATCCATGGATGGACTACTATTATGTTGCCTTCGG GCAATTGGTCGATGGGGtagaaacgttgaaaaagaTTGAGCAGGTTCCAACTTTATTCGAGAAACCATTAAGGCGAATAGTTATCTCTCGCTGTGGACAATACTTCTTTGGAGAAGAACCAGACATGGAGGCTGGACCCGATGCCTTTGTC AAACATGCTATTGAATTATCTACTCCGATGCCACAAGGGGAGTGTCCGGGTCCCTGTCCTTACATTTATCCCGGATATCCAGGCATCGATCCGTGGCTTGATAATGTCGCTGACAAATTGGATGATCGTGACACAATCTCTCTTCTTATGGCGGAACGGTATTTGTCCGGTCTTTACACTCTTGCGACCGACTATCTGCCAg GAACTGATATGCTTTTGCCGGAGAGGCAGAAGGCGAGTCCAGCTATGGAGTTGAATATAGATATGAACCAGGTTTGCCCTGGTCGCGAATCAGGAGAGGGTGcagaattttcattcgactTCGCCACATCAAGTGACGAGGAAAAACTAGCTCTCATACGTGGAGTTGGTAAAGAAATTGTTGCCCAAGCTTTGAATGCCTGTGATGATGAG GCAAATTTGGAACGAATGTCGATGGATAGTGTGGGTACAGCACAATGGATTCTTGAACTAGCTTGCGAAGTTGCGTCTGCGGCTCTTGCCAGAGTTAATCGTATCGAAAGCCGGGAGTTACGCGAACAAGAAGATTGCCAAAAAGTGTTTTTGAG TGAGGAAGTGAAAAAGATTACTGAAGGATTAGTGACACCGGACGGTATGTCACTCGTGGAAGAAGTACTGAAGGAAGCCTTGTTACACGCGGTTGAATTGGGAAAGGATCCAGAGGATTCGGAAATAGCCTCAGAAGCTGTAGTAGGTGATGAGTGA